A genomic stretch from Salvelinus namaycush isolate Seneca chromosome 25, SaNama_1.0, whole genome shotgun sequence includes:
- the LOC120020105 gene encoding myelin protein P0-like gives MLTILALASVVLLGIVPQQSEAIVIYTGWERHALVGSDIRLSCSFFSWRWTSDDVTFSWSYRADGARDAISIFHYTGGAPYLDNKGPFRDRLEFVGNPGRRDGSILLKNLDYGDNGTFTCDAKNPPDIVGRASSVRLLVFEKVPIQAGVITGSIIGAVLGLLLLIVVIYYLMRFLVARRVFNLSVSKHGKKGKGKEGSQQRQASPLVVDPSKLKAAASEKKKQESRKDKK, from the exons ATGCTGACCATTTTGGCGCTAGCGTCGGTCGTACTCCTGGGAATAG TGCCCCAGCAGTCTGAGGCCATCGTCATCTACACGGGCTGGGAGCGGCACGCCCTGGTGGGCTCCGACATCCGTCTTTCCTGCTCCTTCTTCTCCTGGCGCTGGACCTCTGATGACGTCACCTTCTCCTGGAGCTACCGGGCCGACGGTGCCAGGGACGCCATCTCT ATCTTCCACTACACCGGTGGAGCTCCCTACTTAGACAACAAGGGACCCTTCAGAGACAGGCTGGAGTTTGTGGGGAACCCTGGTCGCCGGGACGGATCCATCCTGCTCAAAAACCTAGACTACGGAGACAACGGCACCTTCACCTGCGATGCCAAGAACCCACCTGACATAGTGGGACGCGCCTCCAGTGTCAGACTGCTGGTCTTTGAGAAGG TTCCCATCCAGGCGGGCGTGATCACGGGGTCCATCATCGGTGCGGTGCTGGGTCTGTTGTTGCTGATCGTTGTCATCTACTATCTGATGAGGTTCCTGGTGGCCCGCAGAGTCTTCAACCTCAGTGTCAG CAAACATGGAAAGAAAGGGAAGGGTAAAGAGGGATCACAGCAGAGACAGGCAAGTCCTCTCGTCGTCG ACCCGTCCAAGCTGAAGGCCGCCGCCTCAGAAAAGAAGAAGCAGGAGTCGCGCAAGGATAAGAAATAG